In Aliidongia dinghuensis, the following proteins share a genomic window:
- a CDS encoding CYTH and CHAD domain-containing protein produces MMIDATVEPASEIATAPEIPAPVVPPATPPLRLLLDVDGEAAAVLAKAEVVLAHAAKRPVIRRLRQVFWDTPGLTIGRQGIGFAIETSGRRRQQLMRPIGVRPTGGRILSPVAMALDGERLDPARLAFLPGIDVGHVARLLPSDLVPVLALDLHRTIWQIEFGEARFALTLEKAEVEATAGRLGPCQVELLLQAGPAHGLYDFAAELHRAVPFELATHDAVQQAYRLVAAEDWWPTEPGQAPLLHHAMSVEQGLLAIGRAAVADLRAEIGRLTQAMPVEQVHQARVALRRLRSILSVFRKALPDAPRRALAGDLTALASALGQAREWDVFMANTLTPLGRALGEERGLKGLGFTAAVLRERAAADAYAAVLASDFMGLSLRLAAWFDAGLWPEPPSAEAAALLAEPLERYATAILRKSHKRFLAAGAHLAEAGPSDLHGLRIDAKRLRYVAEFFRPLFPGKPARRYVAALRDIQDILGTLNDAVVARGLAAKLAAQDEKYGPRAAGLVAGWSAAETEAARQRFAEVWRQFTKTARFWKDR; encoded by the coding sequence ATGATGATCGACGCGACCGTAGAACCCGCGAGCGAGATCGCGACCGCGCCTGAAATCCCTGCCCCCGTCGTGCCGCCGGCGACACCGCCGCTGCGCCTCTTGCTCGACGTCGACGGCGAGGCCGCCGCCGTGCTGGCCAAGGCCGAAGTCGTGCTGGCCCATGCGGCGAAGCGGCCAGTCATCCGCCGCTTGCGCCAGGTTTTCTGGGATACGCCAGGCCTCACCATCGGGCGCCAGGGCATCGGCTTCGCGATCGAAACCTCGGGCCGGCGCCGGCAACAGCTGATGCGCCCGATCGGTGTCAGGCCGACCGGCGGCCGGATTCTGAGCCCGGTCGCGATGGCGCTCGACGGCGAGCGACTCGACCCGGCCCGGCTCGCGTTCCTGCCGGGCATCGACGTGGGCCATGTCGCGCGCCTCTTGCCCAGCGATCTCGTGCCGGTCCTGGCGCTCGATCTGCACCGCACGATCTGGCAGATCGAGTTCGGCGAGGCCCGGTTCGCGCTCACGCTCGAGAAGGCCGAGGTCGAGGCGACGGCCGGCCGGCTCGGGCCGTGCCAGGTCGAGCTTCTGCTGCAGGCCGGCCCGGCCCACGGCCTCTACGATTTCGCGGCCGAGCTGCATCGCGCGGTCCCGTTCGAGCTCGCGACCCACGATGCCGTGCAGCAGGCCTATCGCCTGGTCGCGGCCGAAGATTGGTGGCCGACCGAGCCCGGACAGGCACCGCTGCTCCATCACGCCATGAGCGTCGAGCAGGGCTTGCTCGCGATCGGCCGCGCGGCGGTTGCCGATCTGCGCGCGGAGATCGGCCGGCTCACCCAGGCGATGCCGGTCGAGCAGGTGCATCAGGCCCGCGTGGCGCTCCGCCGCTTGCGTTCGATCCTTTCCGTCTTCCGCAAGGCGTTGCCGGATGCGCCGCGCCGGGCGCTCGCGGGCGACCTGACGGCACTCGCGAGCGCGCTTGGCCAGGCGCGCGAATGGGACGTGTTCATGGCGAATACGCTGACGCCGCTTGGCCGCGCCCTGGGCGAAGAGCGTGGCCTCAAGGGTCTGGGCTTCACGGCCGCGGTCCTGCGCGAACGCGCGGCGGCGGACGCCTATGCCGCGGTCCTGGCCAGCGATTTCATGGGCCTGTCGCTGAGACTCGCCGCCTGGTTCGATGCCGGGCTCTGGCCCGAGCCGCCGAGTGCCGAGGCCGCGGCCCTGCTGGCCGAACCGCTTGAGCGGTATGCGACGGCGATCCTCCGGAAGAGCCACAAGCGCTTCCTCGCGGCGGGCGCCCACCTGGCCGAGGCCGGCCCCAGCGATCTGCACGGCCTGCGCATCGACGCGAAGCGCCTGCGCTATGTCGCCGAGTTCTTCCGCCCGCTGTTCCCGGGCAAGCCGGCACGCCGCTACGTCGCGGCGTTGCGCGACATCCAGGACATCCTGGGCACGCTCAACGACGCGGTGGTGGCGCGCGGGCTTGCGGCCAAGCTCGCGGCCCAAGATGAGAAATACGGGCCGCGCGCGGCAGGCCTCGTCGCCGGCTGGAGCGCTGCCGAGACGGAAGCCGCCCGACAGCGCTTCGCCGAGGTCTGGCGCCAATTCACCAAGACCGCGCGCTTCTGGAAGGACCGCTGA
- the hutI gene encoding imidazolonepropionase: MQTDAPYGMIRDGALAIRDGRIAWVGRRADLPGTPDRLAAAVVEGGGHWMTPGLIDCHTHILFGGERVREFELRLEGATYEEIARAGGGIVSTVAATRAASEDDLVAGAVRRLRPFLAEGVTTVEVKSGYGLDLATELKMLRAARRLGDALPVSVSTSFLGAHAVPPEFKGRQGDYVDLLCREMLPAVAQSGLADAVDGFCEGIAFTPDEMARIFETATRLGLSVKLHAEQLSDLGGAALAARFGALSADHLECLGEDGVAAMAAAGTVAVLLPGANYFLGESRRPPVAALRQAGVPMALASNCNPGSAPVLSLLLMLSMGCTLFRLTPEEALAGVTRAAAQALGLADRGRLASGLRADLALWDIESPAALAYWIGGNPCAGIIRGGVPVAPGMAPGSP; the protein is encoded by the coding sequence ATGCAAACGGACGCACCCTATGGGATGATCCGTGACGGCGCGCTGGCGATTCGCGATGGACGGATCGCCTGGGTCGGCCGGCGCGCCGATCTGCCTGGGACGCCGGACCGGCTTGCCGCCGCGGTCGTCGAGGGCGGCGGGCACTGGATGACGCCCGGGCTGATCGACTGCCACACCCACATCCTGTTCGGCGGCGAGCGCGTGCGCGAATTCGAGCTTCGGCTCGAAGGCGCCACCTACGAGGAAATCGCGCGCGCGGGCGGCGGCATCGTCTCGACCGTCGCCGCGACGCGGGCCGCGAGTGAGGACGACCTCGTCGCGGGCGCCGTCCGCCGGCTGCGGCCGTTCCTGGCCGAAGGCGTCACCACGGTCGAGGTCAAGTCCGGCTACGGCCTTGATCTCGCGACCGAGCTCAAGATGCTGCGGGCCGCACGCCGGCTCGGCGACGCCCTGCCGGTCTCGGTCTCGACGAGCTTTCTCGGCGCCCATGCGGTTCCACCGGAATTCAAGGGCCGGCAAGGCGACTACGTCGACCTGCTGTGCCGCGAGATGCTGCCCGCCGTCGCCCAGTCCGGCCTGGCCGACGCGGTCGACGGCTTCTGCGAGGGCATCGCCTTCACCCCGGACGAAATGGCGCGGATCTTCGAGACGGCGACCAGGCTCGGCCTCAGCGTCAAGCTGCATGCCGAGCAACTGTCGGACCTGGGCGGTGCGGCGCTCGCGGCCCGATTCGGCGCGCTGTCGGCCGATCATCTCGAATGCCTCGGCGAGGACGGCGTCGCCGCCATGGCCGCGGCCGGCACGGTCGCGGTGCTGCTGCCCGGCGCCAATTATTTTCTGGGCGAGTCGCGGCGGCCACCGGTCGCGGCCCTGCGCCAAGCCGGCGTGCCGATGGCGCTCGCGTCCAACTGCAACCCCGGCTCGGCGCCGGTGCTCTCCCTGCTTCTGATGCTATCCATGGGCTGCACGCTGTTCCGGCTCACGCCCGAGGAGGCGCTCGCCGGCGTGACGCGCGCGGCGGCCCAGGCCTTGGGACTCGCCGATCGCGGCCGCCTGGCATCGGGCCTCCGGGCGGACCTGGCGCTCTGGGACATCGAGAGCCCGGCCGCCCTCGCGTACTGGATCGGCGGCAATCCCTGCGCCGGCATCATCCGTGGCGGCGTGCCCGTGGCCCCAGGCATGGCCCCAGGTTCCCCATAA
- a CDS encoding formimidoylglutamate deiminase, which produces MTALFAEAALLPDGWRDNVLLEIDPAGNLVTVKADVDAASPAAAAAERLDGPALPGMPNLHSHAFQRAMAGLAEAAERDPGSFWSWRPVMYRFAGALGPDDLEAIAAQLQIEMLKAGYTAVCEFHYLHNAPDGSPYADPASLPHAVLAAARRTGIGLTMLPVLYQTGGFGGLPPNEGQRRFVLSVDRFLALVAGLAGEAAGDGQLRIGVAPHSLRAVPPKALGEMLAGLGAVDPTAPIHIHAAEQVREVEDCLGWCGSRPVEWLLDHTPIDQRWCLVHATHMTAREMHRLAASGAVVGLCPTTEANLGDGLFPLEAFQAAGGTWGIGSDSNVSVNPVEELRWLEYGRRLSTLRRTVAALPGESTGAILWSRALEGGAAASGRRIGALAPGYRADLVVLDGNHPLIYGRDGNRLLDALVFAGSAPLVRHVLVGGQWRVRDGRHEQEAGVAAAYRRVLDRLL; this is translated from the coding sequence ATGACCGCGCTGTTTGCTGAGGCCGCGCTGCTCCCGGACGGTTGGCGCGACAACGTGCTGCTGGAGATCGATCCGGCCGGCAATCTCGTCACCGTCAAGGCCGACGTCGACGCCGCGTCACCGGCCGCCGCCGCGGCCGAACGGCTCGACGGGCCCGCGCTGCCCGGCATGCCCAACCTGCATAGCCACGCGTTCCAGCGCGCCATGGCTGGCCTGGCAGAAGCGGCCGAGCGCGATCCCGGCAGCTTCTGGAGCTGGCGACCGGTGATGTACCGCTTCGCCGGTGCGCTCGGCCCCGACGATCTCGAGGCGATCGCGGCCCAGCTGCAGATCGAGATGCTGAAGGCGGGTTATACGGCGGTTTGCGAGTTCCATTACCTGCACAATGCGCCCGACGGCTCGCCCTATGCCGATCCAGCGAGCCTGCCGCACGCGGTGCTGGCGGCGGCGCGGCGCACCGGCATCGGGCTTACCATGCTGCCCGTGCTCTACCAGACGGGCGGCTTCGGCGGGTTGCCGCCGAACGAGGGGCAACGGCGCTTCGTGCTCTCGGTCGACCGCTTCCTGGCGCTCGTCGCGGGGCTGGCCGGCGAGGCGGCGGGCGACGGGCAGCTCCGCATCGGCGTGGCGCCCCATTCGCTCCGGGCGGTGCCGCCCAAGGCGCTCGGCGAAATGCTGGCCGGTCTCGGCGCCGTCGATCCGACCGCGCCGATCCATATCCATGCCGCTGAGCAAGTGCGCGAGGTCGAGGACTGCCTCGGCTGGTGCGGTTCGCGGCCGGTCGAATGGCTGCTCGACCATACGCCGATCGATCAGCGCTGGTGCCTGGTGCACGCGACACACATGACGGCGCGCGAGATGCACCGGCTGGCGGCGAGCGGCGCCGTCGTCGGCCTGTGCCCTACGACCGAGGCGAACCTGGGCGACGGGCTGTTCCCGCTCGAAGCCTTCCAGGCCGCGGGCGGCACCTGGGGCATCGGCTCCGACAGCAATGTCTCGGTCAACCCGGTCGAGGAGCTGCGCTGGCTCGAATACGGCCGGCGGCTCTCGACGCTTCGGCGTACCGTCGCGGCGCTGCCGGGCGAGTCGACCGGGGCAATCCTCTGGTCCCGGGCGCTCGAGGGCGGGGCGGCGGCGTCCGGCCGGCGCATCGGCGCGCTGGCGCCCGGCTATCGCGCCGATCTCGTGGTGCTTGACGGCAACCATCCGCTGATCTACGGCCGCGACGGCAACCGGCTGCTCGACGCCCTCGTGTTCGCCGGCAGCGCGCCGCTGGTGCGTCATGTCCTGGTCGGCGGGCAGTGGCGGGTGCGCGACGGCCGGCACGAGCAAGAGGCCGGCGTGGCAGCCGCCTACCGGCGCGTGCTGGACCGGCTGCTGTGA
- a CDS encoding alpha/beta fold hydrolase, with protein MTDETRPLDALKAAAEEGARRMAEFARGLQLPDPGNLLASLWPDEDIEARRLAEAYPPCGHFVEVDGVRLHWIERGAGRPVVFVHGAGGMVEDLLSSRFAPLVGADHRLIAIDRPGYGHSERPRRDPAGADLAVPDLAGPVAQARLLHRALARLGVERPVLIGHSWGGAMVLAFAHEFPADVAGVLVLAGWSHPAREATLWMAGLTAAPVVGSLMSRALAPALSGGLAQEIIGQLFAPEPVPASFLDFPIELALRPSQLRANAEDLAALNPDVARLRRHYRQLTVPMEILTGGADKVVNPMAHTFRLARAVPDAGFQVLPGVGHMLHHTQPEAVCAALARLTARIGG; from the coding sequence GTGACCGACGAGACCCGCCCGCTGGACGCGCTCAAGGCGGCGGCAGAGGAAGGCGCACGCCGGATGGCGGAATTCGCCCGCGGCCTGCAATTGCCCGATCCCGGCAATCTCCTGGCCTCGCTCTGGCCCGACGAGGACATCGAGGCGCGCCGCCTGGCCGAGGCCTATCCGCCGTGCGGCCACTTCGTCGAGGTCGACGGCGTCCGGCTGCACTGGATCGAGCGCGGCGCCGGCCGGCCCGTCGTCTTCGTCCATGGCGCCGGCGGCATGGTCGAGGACCTGCTGTCGAGCCGCTTTGCGCCGCTGGTCGGCGCCGATCACCGGCTGATCGCGATCGATCGGCCGGGCTACGGCCACAGCGAGCGGCCCCGGCGAGATCCGGCCGGCGCCGACTTGGCCGTCCCCGACTTGGCCGGTCCCGTGGCGCAGGCGCGGCTTCTGCACCGGGCGCTGGCGCGGCTCGGCGTCGAACGGCCGGTGCTGATCGGCCATTCCTGGGGTGGTGCCATGGTACTGGCCTTCGCCCATGAGTTTCCGGCGGATGTAGCAGGCGTCCTGGTCCTGGCCGGCTGGAGCCATCCCGCGCGCGAGGCGACGCTCTGGATGGCCGGCCTGACGGCGGCGCCGGTCGTCGGCAGCCTGATGAGCCGCGCGCTGGCGCCGGCGCTCTCCGGCGGTCTCGCCCAGGAGATCATCGGTCAGTTGTTCGCGCCCGAGCCGGTGCCGGCGAGCTTTCTCGATTTCCCGATCGAGCTCGCCCTCCGGCCGTCGCAGCTGCGCGCCAATGCGGAGGATCTGGCCGCCCTCAACCCCGACGTCGCGCGCCTGCGCCGGCACTATCGGCAACTGACCGTGCCAATGGAGATCCTGACCGGCGGCGCCGACAAGGTGGTCAATCCGATGGCCCACACGTTTCGACTGGCGCGCGCGGTGCCGGACGCCGGCTTCCAGGTTCTGCCGGGCGTCGGCCACATGCTGCATCATACGCAGCCCGAGGCCGTGTGCGCGGCGCTCGCGCGCTTGACGGCGCGGATCGGCGGCTGA
- the pdxR gene encoding MocR-like pyridoxine biosynthesis transcription factor PdxR: MARRSRGLPVPLLEGLDELASGGGSLLARLHGRLRKAILDGALAPGGALPASRRLAEDIGLSRNTVEAVYDQLEAEGFIERRHGSGSFVSANLPERELAPAGALGHGRAAVPAAALSRRGELMARPYGREEAPAGRAFVPSVPALDLFPRQLWARLLARAARAPGPDHLIAGDRAGFRPLREAIAAYVGSTRAVACAPEQVVVLTSSQQAIELTCRILTDPGDRVWHEDPGYRASAATFPAAGAEVVPVPVDGEGIDVAEGIRRAPDARLVYVTPSHQYPTGVVMSLPRRLQLLAWAARSGAFIIEDDYDSEFRFEGRPLAALQGLDEAGRVVYVGTFNKLLFPALRLAYLIAPPDLVEHFVAARALVDGHTSTLPQAALADFIREGHLGTHLRHMRTVYEERRQALVEAVARLDGRLTLGPIDGGMHACAYLPEGRDDVAIAEAARRLGVELRPLSRLYFGPGRPGFILGFAAPRPAEIRSAVERIAKLL, encoded by the coding sequence ATGGCACGAAGATCGCGCGGCTTGCCGGTTCCATTGCTGGAGGGGCTCGATGAGCTCGCCAGCGGCGGCGGCTCCTTGCTCGCCCGGCTTCATGGCCGGCTGCGCAAGGCGATCCTCGACGGCGCGCTGGCGCCGGGCGGCGCTTTGCCGGCGAGCCGCCGGCTCGCCGAGGACATCGGCCTGTCGCGCAACACGGTTGAGGCAGTCTACGACCAGCTCGAGGCCGAAGGCTTCATCGAGCGGCGGCACGGCAGCGGCAGCTTCGTCAGCGCCAATCTGCCCGAACGCGAGCTGGCACCGGCCGGCGCGCTCGGCCACGGGCGGGCCGCGGTGCCGGCCGCGGCCCTGTCGCGGCGCGGCGAGCTGATGGCACGCCCCTATGGCCGGGAGGAGGCGCCGGCCGGCCGCGCGTTCGTGCCGTCGGTGCCGGCGCTCGACCTGTTCCCGCGGCAGCTCTGGGCGCGGCTGCTTGCGCGGGCGGCCCGGGCGCCGGGGCCGGATCACCTGATCGCCGGCGACCGCGCCGGCTTCCGCCCGCTACGCGAGGCGATCGCTGCCTATGTCGGCTCGACCCGCGCGGTCGCCTGCGCGCCGGAGCAGGTCGTCGTCCTGACCTCGAGCCAGCAGGCGATCGAGCTCACCTGCCGCATCCTGACCGATCCGGGCGATCGGGTCTGGCACGAGGACCCGGGCTATCGGGCCTCCGCCGCGACCTTCCCCGCGGCCGGGGCGGAGGTCGTGCCAGTGCCGGTCGACGGCGAGGGCATCGACGTCGCCGAGGGCATCCGGCGGGCGCCCGACGCCCGGCTCGTCTATGTGACGCCGTCGCATCAATATCCGACCGGCGTGGTCATGAGCCTGCCGCGCCGGCTGCAGCTCCTGGCCTGGGCCGCGCGCAGCGGTGCCTTCATCATCGAGGACGATTACGACAGCGAGTTCCGCTTCGAGGGCCGGCCGCTCGCCGCCCTCCAGGGCTTGGACGAGGCGGGGCGCGTCGTCTATGTCGGCACGTTCAACAAGCTGCTGTTCCCGGCCCTGCGCCTCGCCTATCTGATCGCGCCGCCCGATCTTGTCGAGCATTTCGTGGCGGCGCGCGCGCTTGTCGACGGCCATACCTCGACCCTGCCGCAGGCGGCGCTGGCGGACTTCATCCGCGAGGGCCATCTCGGCACGCACCTCCGGCACATGCGCACCGTCTACGAGGAGCGGCGCCAGGCGCTGGTCGAAGCGGTTGCGCGCCTGGACGGCCGGCTGACGCTGGGGCCGATCGACGGCGGCATGCATGCCTGCGCCTATCTGCCGGAGGGGCGCGACGACGTGGCCATCGCCGAGGCGGCGCGGCGTCTTGGCGTCGAACTCCGGCCGCTATCGCGGCTCTATTTCGGGCCGGGGCGGCCTGGCTTCATCCTGGGCTTTGCCGCACCCCGGCCGGCCGAGATCCGCAGCGCCGTGGAACGGATCGCGAAGCTGCTCTGA
- a CDS encoding ABC transporter permease → MGPALYDWLDFLFNLNLIETWGWRILGGLRITVEVVLISCLLGFALAYPICLARQSRNPVLSKLSLSYVTYFRGTPLLCQLYLVYYGAGEIRPFLTDLGLWWFFREAFYCSIFAFTLNTAAYQSEILRGALASVPRGQFEAARSLGLSPYRIARHVVWPQALLIALRPLGNELISMIKASALTAIVTLPDLMGITRIIFAHSFEFTVYLYCAIIYLAMTEGIRRLWNRIERFMSQHLALARAGGAFGTTPLAGTEAALEKPIIPSASHG, encoded by the coding sequence ATGGGACCGGCGCTCTACGACTGGCTCGATTTCCTCTTCAACCTCAACCTCATCGAGACCTGGGGCTGGCGCATCCTGGGCGGCCTCAGGATCACCGTCGAGGTCGTGCTGATCTCTTGCCTGCTCGGCTTCGCGCTGGCCTATCCGATCTGCCTTGCCCGGCAGTCCCGCAACCCGGTGCTGAGCAAACTCTCGCTTAGCTACGTCACTTATTTCCGCGGCACGCCGCTCCTGTGCCAGCTCTATCTCGTCTATTACGGCGCGGGCGAGATCCGCCCGTTCCTGACCGATCTCGGCCTGTGGTGGTTCTTCCGCGAAGCGTTCTATTGCAGCATCTTCGCCTTCACGCTCAACACGGCCGCCTATCAGTCGGAAATCCTGCGCGGCGCACTCGCGTCGGTGCCGCGCGGCCAGTTCGAGGCGGCGCGCTCGCTGGGCCTCTCGCCCTACCGCATCGCCCGCCATGTCGTCTGGCCGCAGGCGCTGCTGATCGCGCTCCGGCCGCTCGGCAACGAGCTCATCAGCATGATCAAGGCGAGCGCGCTCACTGCAATCGTGACCTTGCCCGACCTCATGGGCATCACGCGGATCATCTTCGCGCATTCGTTCGAGTTCACGGTCTATCTCTATTGCGCGATCATCTATCTCGCCATGACCGAGGGCATCCGGCGCCTGTGGAACCGGATCGAGCGCTTCATGTCGCAGCACCTGGCGCTCGCCCGAGCCGGCGGCGCCTTCGGCACGACACCGCTGGCCGGGACCGAGGCGGCACTGGAAAAGCCGATCATCCCGTCGGCTTCACACGGATAG
- a CDS encoding ABC transporter permease translates to MSWFSLLFGPHGWGPLLAQGALTTVLLAVSVIPFGFGGGLLLALVKLAPSRLLRGLGDAYTTFFRGIPDLLALFIVYFGLQALIDKIGHLVGAEERVELSAFVAGVIALSVVATAYSSEVWIASLKSIPPGQIEAARSLGLNRRHTFTLVTFPQLIRVALPGLGNIWTILLKDTSLVSTLALMDLMRAASEAAKATSRPIAFYAAASGFYLVLSIVSGIVQDRLERRANRGFA, encoded by the coding sequence ATGAGTTGGTTCAGCCTCCTCTTCGGTCCCCATGGCTGGGGCCCCCTGCTCGCGCAGGGGGCCCTCACCACGGTCCTGCTGGCCGTCTCGGTCATCCCGTTCGGCTTCGGCGGCGGACTGCTGCTGGCGCTGGTCAAGCTCGCACCCAGCCGCCTGCTGCGCGGGCTGGGCGATGCCTACACAACCTTCTTCCGCGGCATTCCCGACCTCTTGGCCCTGTTCATCGTCTATTTCGGCCTGCAGGCGCTGATCGATAAGATCGGGCACCTGGTGGGGGCCGAGGAGCGGGTCGAGCTCAGCGCTTTCGTGGCCGGCGTCATCGCGCTGTCGGTCGTGGCAACGGCCTATTCGAGCGAGGTCTGGATCGCCTCGCTGAAATCCATCCCGCCCGGCCAGATCGAGGCGGCCCGCTCACTCGGGCTCAACCGGCGGCACACGTTCACGCTGGTGACCTTTCCGCAGTTGATCCGCGTGGCGCTACCCGGCCTCGGCAACATCTGGACGATCCTGCTCAAGGACACCTCGCTCGTCTCGACGCTGGCACTCATGGACCTGATGCGCGCCGCGTCCGAGGCAGCCAAGGCGACCTCGCGGCCGATCGCATTCTATGCCGCCGCCTCGGGCTTCTATCTCGTGCTCAGCATCGTCTCCGGCATCGTGCAAGACCGGCTCGAGCGGCGCGCCAACCGAGGGTTCGCCTGA
- a CDS encoding transporter substrate-binding domain-containing protein, with amino-acid sequence MKKRALILSAIGLAATGLAVSFAGTAEAKEWKTVRVGMDATYAPFESVNEKGEIVGFEVDYAKALCAHMKITCTFQNQDWDGIIPSLLASKFDVVISSMNETPARMQKVIFSDVYYATPPVWMGPAANKSDDVSPATLKGKLLGSQSSTTFANYLQKYYKDSEIKGYPGADEPNLDLANGRLDYVVTDILVAQSFIEKSGNGCCRIIKEIKREPDIFGPGVGAAFRPDDTDLRDMFNKAIAALDADGTYKKIEASYFKIDIRGK; translated from the coding sequence ATGAAAAAGCGCGCGCTCATCTTGTCGGCGATCGGGCTTGCGGCGACCGGTCTCGCGGTATCATTCGCCGGCACCGCCGAGGCGAAGGAATGGAAGACGGTACGGGTCGGCATGGACGCGACCTATGCGCCGTTCGAATCCGTCAACGAGAAAGGCGAGATCGTCGGCTTCGAGGTCGACTATGCCAAGGCGCTCTGCGCCCATATGAAGATCACCTGCACGTTCCAGAACCAGGACTGGGACGGCATCATCCCGTCGCTGCTCGCCAGCAAGTTCGACGTCGTCATCTCGAGCATGAACGAGACGCCGGCGCGCATGCAGAAGGTCATCTTCAGCGACGTCTACTATGCGACGCCGCCGGTCTGGATGGGCCCTGCTGCCAACAAGAGCGACGACGTATCCCCGGCGACACTCAAGGGCAAGCTGCTCGGCTCGCAATCCTCGACCACCTTCGCCAACTACCTGCAGAAGTACTACAAGGATTCTGAAATCAAGGGCTATCCGGGCGCCGACGAGCCGAACCTCGATCTCGCCAACGGCCGGCTAGACTATGTCGTGACCGACATCCTGGTTGCCCAATCCTTCATCGAGAAGAGCGGCAACGGCTGCTGCCGGATCATCAAGGAGATCAAGCGCGAGCCCGACATCTTCGGCCCGGGCGTGGGGGCCGCGTTCCGGCCCGACGACACCGATCTCAGGGACATGTTCAACAAGGCGATCGCGGCGCTGGATGCCGACGGTACCTACAAGAAAATCGAAGCCAGCTATTTCAAGATCGACATCCGCGGCAAGTGA
- a CDS encoding response regulator, whose translation MDTSVPVLVVDDYSTMRRIIKNLLNQIGFTNIEEADNGASAYDKMRGHKFGLVISDWNMEPMSGLELLKLVRADNALKGVPFIMVTAESKTENVIAAKAAGVSNYIVKPFNAETLKTKIASVL comes from the coding sequence ATGGATACGAGTGTGCCGGTGCTGGTTGTCGACGACTACAGCACCATGCGCCGCATCATCAAAAACCTGCTCAACCAGATCGGGTTTACCAACATCGAAGAGGCCGACAACGGGGCCTCGGCCTATGACAAGATGCGCGGCCACAAGTTCGGCCTCGTGATCTCGGACTGGAACATGGAGCCCATGTCGGGGCTCGAGCTCTTGAAGCTCGTGCGCGCCGACAATGCGCTCAAAGGCGTGCCGTTCATCATGGTGACCGCCGAGTCCAAGACCGAGAACGTCATCGCGGCCAAGGCTGCGGGCGTCAGCAACTATATCGTCAAGCCCTTCAATGCCGAGACGTTGAAGACCAAGATCGCGTCGGTGCTGTGA
- a CDS encoding protein phosphatase CheZ, which yields MSGLKVPKDLAGEQYIAIEDALLSSEAGRAFLRMRDKRAAVLAMDEYHAGLRSIRQWIEQSQVRSAEDVHLEVLRRELIEMAASIRKAKTEIWAMKPADDGGPASARRINLATEELDAIVHATERATSDILNGAERIMEVAQRVKKSDELAAEAEQLDVEATNILMACGFQDITGQRISKVVSTLRYLEERVDAMIRIWGIEDLKGGEVQTNVRDTRPDAHLMHGPSLSGGVDQSEVDNLLAGGFDAPAAPSVEDEWAAAAAEPEPAPAASVVPLKPVEKPAEKAEKKAEKKSKEPVVEVADAGAALDQSSIDSLFP from the coding sequence ATGTCAGGTCTCAAGGTCCCCAAGGACCTGGCCGGCGAACAGTACATCGCCATCGAGGACGCGCTCCTGTCCTCCGAGGCCGGGCGCGCGTTCCTGCGCATGCGGGACAAGCGTGCCGCCGTGCTGGCGATGGACGAGTACCACGCCGGCCTCCGGTCGATCCGGCAATGGATCGAGCAGTCGCAGGTGCGTTCCGCCGAGGATGTGCATCTCGAGGTGCTGCGGCGCGAGCTGATCGAGATGGCAGCCTCGATCCGCAAGGCCAAGACCGAGATCTGGGCGATGAAGCCGGCGGACGATGGCGGGCCGGCCAGCGCCCGGCGCATCAATCTTGCGACCGAGGAACTGGACGCGATCGTCCATGCGACCGAGCGCGCCACCTCCGACATCCTGAACGGCGCTGAGCGCATCATGGAGGTGGCCCAGCGGGTCAAGAAGTCGGACGAGCTCGCCGCGGAGGCTGAGCAGCTCGACGTCGAGGCGACGAACATCCTGATGGCCTGCGGCTTCCAGGACATCACCGGCCAGCGCATTTCCAAGGTTGTCTCGACGCTCCGCTACCTCGAGGAGCGGGTCGACGCGATGATCCGGATCTGGGGCATCGAAGACCTCAAGGGCGGCGAGGTCCAGACCAATGTCCGCGACACGCGCCCGGATGCCCACCTGATGCATGGGCCCTCGCTCTCCGGCGGCGTCGACCAGAGCGAGGTCGACAACCTGCTGGCCGGCGGCTTCGATGCGCCGGCGGCGCCGTCCGTCGAGGACGAGTGGGCGGCCGCCGCAGCCGAGCCGGAGCCTGCACCGGCGGCTTCGGTCGTGCCGCTGAAGCCGGTCGAGAAGCCCGCCGAAAAGGCGGAAAAGAAGGCGGAGAAGAAGTCCAAGGAACCGGTCGTCGAAGTGGCCGACGCTGGTGCCGCCCTCGATCAATCCTCGATCGACAGCCTGTTCCCATAA